A single genomic interval of Alistipes provencensis harbors:
- a CDS encoding DUF5018 domain-containing protein — translation MKRLFLTLALGALAVFGLNSCSDDDSDKGPEKRPYCEIEKFSVSVPNVEAKIDKDKALVELYVTPDVLELLSDVKPTGELSIGATVVPTFSVSQDFTKEVTYLVTAEDGKTQKTWTVKPVVSKYVASGIGSVKRFWVKTAKDLGIGVGEPTIAVFGDKVIISRPGKIVDGETGEPTGEFLNVEGIATEAADAWHSPFIVANDSKGNLLGATLGTYIKPVPWQVFRWKSLEAAPEKVLEHSMTDTEDFGRSLEIVGDIDGNALLLAYNINEANIGKKGGAVEPAAAPAAHYCWKVTNGVLAQKAELVAVPAGYRSGDAFQMLWPASELATKPFYWCDRGNAAASPITRIGYVGLDDQIVYIKGGVDPNDIPGGTDNKDNMFKEHGYGRKVLQIKPFTFNGLNYLAACTYFSMETPDYSEDKIYLYTQLIEVSGKDSKVVYLGKDVFAGKMSALDPNGTGGIAVSVVAEGSGEDEGKLSCRVYNLLSGVGMVAYDITNVK, via the coding sequence ATGAAACGATTGTTTTTAACACTTGCACTTGGTGCACTGGCAGTTTTCGGACTGAATTCGTGCTCGGACGACGATTCCGATAAAGGACCGGAAAAGCGTCCGTATTGTGAGATCGAGAAATTCTCGGTTTCCGTTCCCAACGTCGAGGCCAAGATCGACAAGGACAAGGCTCTCGTGGAGCTTTATGTGACTCCCGATGTGCTCGAGCTACTCTCCGACGTGAAGCCTACGGGCGAACTCTCGATCGGCGCTACGGTGGTTCCCACGTTCAGCGTGAGTCAGGATTTCACCAAGGAGGTGACCTATCTCGTTACGGCCGAGGACGGGAAGACGCAGAAGACTTGGACCGTGAAGCCCGTCGTCAGCAAGTATGTCGCCTCGGGTATCGGGTCGGTGAAGCGTTTCTGGGTAAAGACGGCCAAGGATCTCGGAATCGGTGTCGGTGAGCCTACGATCGCCGTATTCGGTGACAAGGTGATCATTTCCCGTCCGGGCAAGATCGTTGACGGCGAAACCGGTGAGCCTACTGGTGAGTTCCTGAATGTCGAAGGGATCGCTACGGAGGCTGCCGATGCTTGGCACTCGCCGTTTATCGTTGCCAACGACAGCAAGGGCAATCTGCTCGGCGCTACGCTGGGAACGTACATCAAACCTGTTCCGTGGCAGGTATTCCGCTGGAAGTCGTTGGAAGCTGCTCCCGAGAAGGTTCTCGAGCACAGTATGACGGATACCGAGGATTTCGGTCGTTCATTGGAGATTGTCGGCGACATCGATGGCAATGCTCTCCTTTTGGCCTATAATATAAATGAGGCCAATATCGGTAAGAAGGGTGGAGCCGTGGAGCCTGCCGCCGCTCCTGCCGCTCACTATTGCTGGAAAGTGACCAACGGTGTCCTTGCTCAGAAAGCTGAACTGGTTGCCGTGCCTGCCGGATATCGCTCGGGAGATGCGTTCCAGATGCTTTGGCCTGCGAGCGAGCTGGCAACCAAGCCGTTCTACTGGTGTGACAGAGGAAACGCTGCTGCTTCCCCCATTACCCGTATCGGTTATGTTGGCCTTGACGATCAGATCGTTTATATCAAAGGCGGTGTCGATCCGAACGATATCCCGGGCGGCACGGATAACAAGGACAATATGTTCAAGGAACATGGTTACGGCCGTAAGGTGTTGCAGATTAAACCTTTCACATTTAATGGTCTTAATTACTTGGCTGCGTGCACATACTTCAGCATGGAAACTCCGGACTATTCGGAGGACAAGATTTACCTCTATACGCAGTTGATTGAGGTTTCGGGTAAGGATTCCAAGGTCGTCTATCTTGGTAAGGACGTATTTGCGGGCAAGATGTCGGCGCTTGATCCGAATGGAACGGGCGGTATTGCGGTCAGCGTAGTTGCCGAAGGCAGCGGGGAGGATGAAGGCAAATTGAGTTGCCGTGTTTACAACCTCTTGTCTGGCGTCGGTATGGTTGCCTACGATATTACCAACGTTAAGTAG
- a CDS encoding SusC/RagA family TonB-linked outer membrane protein, whose product MKKLALLILLLVGCVSLQAQTASKPASNKLTLTGKVVSSDGEPVIGATIMVEGSKPMIATAAGVDGSYSLTLPSGSVSLTVSSIGYNSRTVPVNNRTKLDITLEPEDQQIDDVVVVGYQVQKKVTLTGSVSAISGKDIVKRDAPNLSSALQGLMPGVSVVQASGRPGADGGEITVRGIGSINSRTSPLVLIDGVEGDLNKVDMNSVESVSVLKDASAAIYGSRASNGVILVTTKRGTSEVPQFSYTGYYAITAPTEMPTPVSGAEYMEYMNVAALTPGQSTRFAPAYIAEYKRYGADNWTTFDTNWKKEMLKSSSYMHRHALSVSGKGNVCSYYVDGSYQFQDGLIDNNNFSRKTFRVNTDMNLAKWATFSVDFDAFGTSETAPSITTPEKLIGEALTYTPTLAGINRDGTWGEGLNGYNPIAILRDGGTQKNGVTGFGTKGNLVLKLPYGLEFKSLFSYRYQHDNQKIVTKPYDTYTQGMLKYTYPEATPDGKVSMYWKKNQQIQFNASLSYKKTFKKDHNFSALAGVQLETLTSQSLSGSREGFFIPGYDDMGNGSKTQTSGSALDEWAMLSYYGVLNYNYKEKYLIELTGRLDGSSRFMPDNRWGFFPGGSVAYRISQEPFWQPVEKYVSSLKIRASYAHFGNQWLNDYYPFTSQMTTNLWNGYFFNGEQLLGSIQAKLFNADISWETSKQANIGLDMGFLDDKLSLTFDFFNRDISDLIQIPPIPTFVVYDAPYFNIGKMRARGYDISLTYRNSSKNGNWRYSFTANFSDAKSTILEVADIASSEDLSALRPGELRNAIRGWKTDGFYRDQADIDASPAFNNDKTNLKPGDVKYHDKDGNGSIDYNDVYVLGDASPRYLYSLTANVSWKNFDLSVFIQGVGERMKRYNGAGIIPFDNGRSMFESQTDYWREDNLNAKFPRLSINNKNNYYQSDVWVKNAGYVRLKNVSLSYRIPKKIISKIRLQSARVYVSGQNLFTLSDAFEGFDPEANNAYGSEFYPIMRVFTVGLDLRF is encoded by the coding sequence ATGAAAAAATTAGCACTACTAATCCTGCTGTTGGTCGGTTGCGTGTCTTTGCAGGCGCAAACCGCGTCGAAACCGGCCTCCAATAAGCTGACCCTGACGGGTAAGGTCGTCTCCTCCGACGGAGAGCCCGTGATCGGTGCGACGATCATGGTCGAGGGATCGAAGCCGATGATTGCGACGGCTGCCGGCGTGGATGGCTCCTACTCCCTTACGCTGCCTTCCGGGTCGGTTTCGCTGACCGTCAGCTCTATCGGCTACAACAGCCGTACCGTGCCGGTGAACAACCGGACCAAGCTCGACATCACCCTCGAACCTGAGGATCAACAGATCGACGACGTGGTTGTGGTCGGTTATCAGGTCCAGAAGAAAGTGACCCTCACCGGCTCCGTCTCGGCGATCTCCGGAAAGGACATCGTCAAGCGTGACGCTCCCAACCTGTCGTCGGCTCTCCAAGGCCTGATGCCCGGTGTCAGCGTCGTGCAGGCTTCGGGACGTCCCGGTGCTGACGGCGGTGAGATTACCGTTCGCGGTATCGGTTCGATCAACTCGCGGACCAGTCCCCTCGTGCTGATTGACGGTGTAGAGGGCGATCTTAATAAGGTCGATATGAATAGCGTAGAAAGTGTTTCGGTCCTCAAGGACGCATCTGCGGCTATTTACGGTTCGCGTGCTTCCAATGGTGTTATCCTCGTCACTACCAAGCGCGGTACGAGCGAGGTGCCCCAGTTCTCCTACACGGGTTATTACGCCATCACTGCTCCTACTGAAATGCCGACGCCCGTTTCCGGTGCCGAGTACATGGAGTATATGAATGTCGCGGCCCTGACCCCCGGGCAGAGCACCCGTTTCGCCCCCGCCTACATCGCCGAGTACAAGCGTTACGGCGCCGACAACTGGACGACGTTCGATACCAACTGGAAGAAGGAGATGCTCAAGAGCAGTTCGTACATGCACCGCCACGCCCTGAGCGTTTCGGGAAAAGGTAATGTTTGTTCTTACTATGTCGATGGTTCGTACCAGTTTCAGGACGGACTGATCGACAACAACAACTTCTCCCGCAAGACTTTTCGGGTGAATACCGATATGAACCTCGCCAAGTGGGCCACTTTCAGTGTCGATTTCGACGCTTTCGGTACCAGTGAGACGGCTCCGTCGATCACCACGCCCGAGAAGCTTATCGGCGAGGCGCTGACCTACACCCCGACGCTCGCCGGTATCAACCGCGACGGTACCTGGGGCGAGGGTCTCAACGGCTATAACCCCATTGCCATTCTCCGCGATGGCGGCACACAGAAGAACGGCGTGACCGGGTTCGGGACCAAAGGTAATCTCGTGCTAAAACTGCCTTATGGTTTGGAGTTCAAGTCGCTGTTCAGCTATCGCTATCAGCACGACAACCAGAAGATTGTAACCAAGCCTTACGATACCTATACGCAGGGGATGCTGAAATATACCTATCCCGAGGCTACTCCCGACGGGAAGGTTTCGATGTACTGGAAAAAGAACCAGCAGATTCAGTTCAACGCCAGCCTTTCGTACAAGAAAACTTTCAAAAAGGATCACAACTTCAGTGCATTGGCCGGCGTACAGCTCGAGACCCTTACATCGCAGAGTCTTTCGGGCTCGCGCGAGGGGTTCTTTATTCCCGGATACGACGATATGGGCAACGGGTCGAAGACCCAGACCAGCGGGTCGGCGCTGGACGAATGGGCGATGCTCTCGTATTACGGTGTGCTTAATTACAATTACAAGGAGAAATATCTCATTGAACTCACCGGACGTCTCGACGGTTCGTCGCGCTTCATGCCTGATAACCGCTGGGGCTTCTTCCCCGGAGGTTCGGTGGCTTACCGTATTTCGCAGGAGCCGTTCTGGCAGCCGGTGGAGAAGTATGTCTCCTCGTTGAAGATTCGTGCCTCCTATGCGCATTTCGGTAACCAGTGGCTCAACGACTACTATCCGTTCACGAGCCAGATGACGACCAACCTCTGGAACGGTTATTTTTTCAACGGCGAGCAGTTGCTCGGCAGTATTCAGGCCAAGCTGTTCAATGCAGACATTTCGTGGGAAACTTCCAAGCAGGCCAACATCGGTCTGGATATGGGATTTTTGGACGACAAACTTTCACTGACGTTCGACTTTTTTAATCGTGATATTTCGGACCTGATTCAGATTCCCCCGATTCCGACCTTCGTCGTTTATGATGCTCCTTATTTCAATATCGGTAAGATGCGGGCACGCGGTTACGATATTTCGCTCACCTACCGTAACTCGTCGAAGAACGGTAACTGGCGCTACTCGTTTACGGCCAACTTCTCCGATGCCAAGAGTACGATCCTCGAAGTGGCGGATATTGCTTCAAGCGAGGATTTGAGCGCTTTGCGTCCGGGTGAGCTTCGCAATGCCATCCGCGGGTGGAAGACCGACGGTTTTTACCGGGATCAGGCCGACATCGACGCTTCGCCGGCGTTCAACAACGACAAGACGAACCTTAAACCCGGTGACGTAAAATATCATGATAAGGACGGCAACGGCTCGATCGACTACAACGACGTTTATGTGTTGGGCGACGCGAGTCCCCGCTATCTCTACAGTTTGACGGCTAACGTTTCGTGGAAGAATTTCGACCTCTCGGTCTTCATTCAGGGTGTCGGTGAGCGGATGAAGCGCTACAACGGCGCCGGTATCATCCCGTTCGACAACGGTCGTTCGATGTTCGAGAGCCAGACCGACTATTGGCGCGAGGATAACCTCAATGCCAAGTTCCCCCGGTTGTCGATCAACAACAAGAACAATTACTATCAGTCGGACGTTTGGGTGAAAAATGCCGGTTATGTGCGTCTGAAGAACGTTTCGCTGAGTTACCGCATTCCCAAGAAGATCATCTCGAAGATCCGTTTGCAGTCGGCACGCGTCTATGTCAGCGGGCAGAATCTCTTCACGCTCTCCGATGCGTTCGAAGGCTTCGATCCCGAGGCGAACAATGCTTATGGCTCCGAGTTCTATCCGATCATGCGTGTATTTACTGTCGGTCTTGATTTACGCTTCTGA
- a CDS encoding RagB/SusD family nutrient uptake outer membrane protein, which yields MKKFIKYPILLLCALSMVSCAEDFLNRYPSKPTTGDFFKSEEAAKLALTGIYNGLYLWSSGASLRYRLPAFAVYDGLTGLVVERDENETLGSGRIWPDDGTILSYWKGWYVIVQRANTMLANANAAQSENMARYTAEARVLRAMAYYYLIAMFGDVPFFTEPPKFEDFKCQRTSKVTILDFVLKELDESAKILPDWIASERGRVDKAAAYGLMSRAALMGGSFNYNNDAAHYFKIAAESAEKVIGKRELYKDFGSLFTTEGQANAHSELILEACFYATGEKKDHYIGFTETSRFAGQTGRYPTQTLFDTFECIDGKRIDESPLYDPTDPKKNRDPRLYSTIFITGDTITVNTGSGKLKVILNAYEGDPNDKENYRKTLSYNYTTRTWEKVDNLDFTDPAAFSSFANAGKGYMCAKFQRDSTENIGQSTVNFPILRYAEVLLNFAEAKIELWAMGAEDEDDRIYTVMNEVRNRAGMPDVSDDRKGNVWKMRQLVRRERKVEFAFEGLHLIDLRRWDIGALVNSQPIYGMPEEKYGGFKAPYPSVQKLPKFGEKGDDYDLNDIAIPQDPEIRLVRDKNRKWEPHYRLWPIPQSEVSKTGMSQNPGYAGGATDTSNQ from the coding sequence ATGAAAAAGTTCATTAAATATCCGATTTTGTTGCTCTGTGCACTGTCGATGGTGTCGTGTGCGGAGGACTTCCTGAACCGTTACCCGTCGAAACCTACCACGGGAGATTTCTTCAAAAGCGAGGAGGCTGCCAAACTGGCGCTGACGGGAATCTACAACGGTCTCTATCTTTGGTCAAGCGGCGCAAGCCTTCGTTACCGGCTTCCCGCCTTTGCCGTCTACGACGGTCTGACGGGACTGGTCGTAGAACGCGATGAGAATGAAACGCTCGGCTCGGGGCGGATCTGGCCCGATGACGGTACGATTCTTTCTTATTGGAAGGGGTGGTATGTAATCGTTCAGCGTGCCAACACCATGCTGGCCAATGCCAACGCTGCGCAGTCCGAGAATATGGCGCGTTACACCGCCGAGGCGCGGGTGCTCCGGGCCATGGCCTACTACTACCTGATCGCGATGTTCGGCGACGTGCCTTTCTTCACCGAACCGCCGAAGTTCGAGGACTTTAAGTGTCAGCGTACTTCGAAGGTTACGATTCTCGACTTCGTGCTTAAAGAACTCGATGAATCGGCCAAAATCCTGCCTGACTGGATCGCTTCCGAACGCGGGCGCGTTGACAAGGCCGCTGCTTACGGCCTGATGTCGCGTGCCGCGCTGATGGGTGGCAGCTTCAACTATAACAATGACGCGGCTCATTATTTCAAGATCGCGGCTGAATCGGCCGAGAAGGTGATCGGCAAGCGCGAGTTGTACAAGGATTTCGGCTCGCTCTTCACCACGGAGGGACAGGCCAATGCCCACAGCGAGCTGATTCTGGAGGCCTGCTTCTATGCAACGGGCGAAAAGAAAGATCACTATATTGGCTTCACCGAGACAAGTCGTTTTGCCGGACAAACTGGGCGTTATCCGACCCAGACGCTTTTCGACACTTTCGAGTGCATCGACGGCAAGCGTATCGACGAGTCGCCGCTGTATGATCCTACTGATCCGAAGAAGAATCGTGACCCGAGGCTTTATTCCACTATTTTCATCACGGGCGATACCATCACCGTCAATACGGGCAGCGGTAAGCTAAAGGTGATTCTCAATGCTTACGAAGGAGATCCGAATGACAAGGAGAACTACCGGAAGACTTTGAGTTATAACTATACCACGAGGACATGGGAAAAGGTGGATAATCTCGATTTCACGGATCCTGCGGCATTCTCCAGTTTCGCCAATGCGGGTAAGGGTTATATGTGTGCCAAGTTCCAGCGCGACAGCACGGAGAACATCGGCCAGTCGACCGTCAATTTCCCGATTCTGCGCTATGCGGAGGTGCTGCTGAACTTCGCCGAGGCGAAGATCGAACTTTGGGCCATGGGCGCCGAGGACGAGGACGACCGTATCTATACGGTGATGAACGAGGTCCGCAACCGTGCCGGCATGCCTGATGTAAGCGATGACCGAAAGGGCAATGTGTGGAAGATGCGTCAGTTGGTGCGCCGCGAACGCAAAGTGGAGTTCGCATTCGAGGGGCTTCACCTGATCGACCTGCGCCGCTGGGATATCGGTGCATTGGTGAACTCGCAGCCGATATACGGGATGCCCGAGGAGAAATACGGCGGTTTCAAGGCTCCGTATCCTTCGGTGCAGAAACTGCCCAAATTCGGCGAGAAGGGAGACGATTACGATCTGAACGACATTGCAATCCCTCAAGACCCTGAAATTCGTCTCGTGCGCGACAAGAACCGCAAATGGGAGCCGCATTACCGGTTGTGGCCTATCCCGCAGAGCGAGGTCAGCAAGACCGGCATGAGCCAGAACCCCGGATACGCCGGAGGTGCGACGGATACGTCGAATCAGTGA
- a CDS encoding alpha-N-acetylglucosaminidase: protein MKSFFATLVLLAAVVSLPVGCSRPDADVAAAQGLAGRIVPGYASKIRFEKLAPAADSADRFELETVGRKLVVRGNNANSMAVGLNHFLKYYARTSVSWFADQPVEVPAEMPVVAEKVAHSALLDDRFFLNYCTFGYTMVWWQWRDWERLIDWMALNGVTLPLAITGQEAVWARVWQKLGLTDEQVRSYFTGPAHLPWHRMSNLDYWQSPLPQSWLDAQVELQKRIVARERELNMKPVLPAFAGHVPAELGEIYPEAKISRMSKWGGFEDRYRSHFLDPLDPLFARIQKEFLAEQTALFGTDHIYGADPFNEVDPPSWEPEFLARVSRTIYDTMTEADPEAEWLQMTWLFYLDRDKWHDDRIEAFVKAVPQDKMLLLDYYCENTEVWRQTHGYHGQPYFWCYLGNFGGNTMLVGNFDTVSERLDGVLAEGGKNLRGLGSTLEGLDSNPFMYDYVFERAWDFSVDDDRWIDALADRYLGHEDADYRRAWDALRKNVYITSSKYGHCPLLNARPTLEGILTGTTDAEIKYDNDELFDIWAKMIDAGDSGRDTYRFWIVNVGRQALGNLFLPLRDEFTAAYRAKDLARMKELREQMLELAADLETLTAQHGAFSMQKWIDDSRSFGKTPEEQDYYEVNGRTLLTTWGDRAQSINDYANRTWSGLVADYYAVRWRMFLDAAVGAVEAGRTFDEEAIFNAMADFEKEFADSTKPLTQTPASDVCEVVRELYLKYKPESAK from the coding sequence ATGAAGTCATTTTTTGCAACCCTCGTGCTGCTGGCCGCGGTCGTGTCGCTGCCGGTAGGGTGCAGCCGTCCGGACGCCGATGTCGCTGCGGCACAGGGGCTGGCCGGACGCATCGTCCCCGGCTACGCTTCGAAGATACGTTTCGAGAAGCTGGCTCCCGCGGCGGACTCCGCGGACCGGTTCGAACTGGAGACGGTCGGCCGGAAGCTGGTCGTCCGGGGCAACAACGCCAATTCGATGGCCGTGGGCCTGAACCATTTTCTGAAATATTACGCCCGCACGAGCGTCTCGTGGTTCGCCGACCAGCCGGTCGAGGTGCCTGCCGAGATGCCCGTGGTGGCGGAAAAGGTCGCCCACAGCGCCCTGCTCGACGATAGGTTCTTTTTGAACTACTGCACGTTCGGATACACGATGGTGTGGTGGCAGTGGCGCGACTGGGAGCGGCTGATCGACTGGATGGCGCTCAACGGCGTGACCCTGCCGCTGGCGATCACGGGTCAGGAGGCCGTGTGGGCCCGGGTGTGGCAGAAACTCGGGCTCACCGACGAGCAGGTCCGCAGCTACTTCACCGGCCCGGCTCACCTGCCGTGGCACCGGATGTCGAACCTCGACTACTGGCAGTCGCCGCTGCCCCAGAGTTGGCTCGATGCGCAGGTGGAGCTGCAGAAGCGGATCGTGGCCCGCGAGCGGGAACTGAACATGAAGCCCGTGCTTCCGGCTTTCGCCGGGCATGTCCCCGCGGAGCTGGGCGAAATCTACCCCGAGGCTAAAATCTCGCGGATGAGCAAGTGGGGCGGTTTCGAAGACCGTTACCGCAGCCATTTCCTCGACCCGCTCGATCCGCTTTTCGCGCGGATTCAGAAGGAGTTCCTCGCCGAGCAGACCGCACTTTTCGGTACGGACCATATTTATGGCGCCGATCCGTTCAACGAGGTCGATCCGCCGAGCTGGGAACCGGAGTTCCTCGCGCGGGTCTCCCGGACGATCTACGACACGATGACCGAGGCCGATCCCGAAGCCGAATGGCTCCAGATGACGTGGCTGTTCTACCTCGACCGCGACAAATGGCACGACGATCGGATCGAAGCGTTCGTCAAGGCCGTACCGCAGGACAAGATGCTGTTGCTGGACTACTATTGTGAGAATACGGAGGTGTGGCGCCAGACCCACGGCTATCACGGACAGCCCTATTTCTGGTGCTACTTGGGCAACTTCGGCGGCAACACGATGCTGGTGGGCAATTTCGACACCGTTTCGGAGCGCCTCGACGGGGTATTGGCCGAGGGCGGAAAGAACCTGCGGGGCCTCGGCTCGACACTCGAAGGGTTGGATTCGAACCCCTTTATGTACGACTACGTTTTCGAGCGTGCGTGGGATTTTTCGGTCGACGACGACCGGTGGATCGATGCGCTGGCCGACCGGTATCTGGGGCATGAGGATGCGGATTACCGCCGGGCTTGGGACGCCCTGCGTAAAAATGTCTACATCACCTCTTCGAAATACGGCCACTGCCCGCTGCTGAATGCCCGTCCCACGCTGGAAGGTATCCTGACGGGTACCACCGATGCGGAGATCAAATACGACAACGACGAGTTGTTCGACATCTGGGCGAAGATGATCGATGCCGGGGATTCCGGGCGCGACACCTACCGGTTCTGGATCGTGAACGTCGGCCGGCAGGCGCTGGGCAACCTCTTCCTGCCGCTGCGCGACGAGTTTACGGCGGCCTACCGGGCGAAGGATCTCGCGCGGATGAAGGAGCTGCGGGAACAGATGCTGGAGCTGGCGGCGGATCTGGAGACGCTGACGGCGCAGCACGGCGCTTTCTCGATGCAGAAGTGGATCGACGACTCGCGCTCCTTCGGCAAGACCCCCGAGGAGCAGGATTACTACGAGGTGAACGGCCGCACGCTCCTCACGACGTGGGGCGACCGGGCGCAGAGCATCAACGACTATGCCAACCGCACATGGTCGGGGTTGGTGGCGGACTACTACGCCGTGCGCTGGCGGATGTTCCTCGATGCGGCGGTCGGCGCCGTCGAAGCGGGGCGGACGTTCGACGAAGAGGCGATCTTCAACGCCATGGCCGATTTCGAGAAGGAGTTCGCCGACAGCACGAAGCCGCTGACGCAGACCCCTGCAAGCGATGTCTGTGAGGTCGTCCGGGAACTTTACCTGAAATACAAACCCGAATCCGCAAAATAA
- a CDS encoding acetylxylan esterase, giving the protein MKKKLVFVLLAVVACSQLLAQGSAQTPMVKIRITPTNGSWDYRVGERIKMAVSVELNELPLRDVAFTYEAGPELVEPTVTGQATTGNGSVTLDLGRMDKPGFFNLDVRVKVGGVDYRQWKTVAVDKERIEPTVTMPADFRSYWQSQLDADAAMPLRPRMVLLPERCTDRTDVYEVSYLYTPQGGRFYGILCIPKAEGKYPAILRVPGAGVRSYQGSAWQADKGFITLDVGIHGIPVTLDPVVYERLFAGILNRYYTMNLESRDDYYYNRVIRGCKRAVDLIFTLDKFNGKVGVQGSSQGGALTVMVAALDPRVCCAAAALPAMSDMTGYLHGRAGGWPQILKNPAECIYNRKEIVNTLLYYDTVNFARLLKIPIYYMLSYNDKVCPPTSTFSVYNATTAPKRMQLTHETGHWYYPEQAGQMDTYIEKALL; this is encoded by the coding sequence ATGAAAAAGAAACTTGTTTTTGTGCTGCTGGCGGTGGTTGCCTGCTCGCAACTGCTGGCGCAGGGGAGCGCTCAGACTCCGATGGTCAAGATACGCATCACGCCGACGAACGGCTCGTGGGACTACCGCGTCGGGGAGCGGATCAAAATGGCGGTGAGCGTGGAGCTGAACGAACTCCCGCTCCGCGACGTCGCATTCACCTATGAGGCCGGTCCGGAGCTGGTCGAACCGACGGTGACGGGGCAGGCGACGACCGGGAACGGCTCCGTGACGCTCGACCTCGGGCGGATGGACAAACCCGGATTCTTCAACCTCGATGTCCGCGTCAAGGTCGGTGGGGTGGACTACCGCCAGTGGAAAACCGTCGCCGTAGACAAGGAGCGGATCGAACCGACGGTGACGATGCCGGCCGATTTCCGGTCCTACTGGCAGTCGCAGCTCGACGCCGATGCAGCCATGCCCCTCCGGCCCCGGATGGTGCTGCTTCCCGAGCGCTGCACCGACAGGACCGATGTCTACGAGGTGAGCTACCTCTACACGCCTCAGGGCGGACGCTTCTACGGCATTCTGTGCATTCCGAAGGCCGAAGGAAAATATCCGGCCATCCTGCGTGTGCCCGGAGCGGGCGTGCGGAGCTATCAGGGGAGTGCGTGGCAGGCCGACAAGGGCTTCATAACGCTCGACGTCGGGATTCACGGCATTCCGGTGACGCTCGATCCGGTCGTTTACGAACGGCTCTTTGCGGGAATTCTCAACCGTTATTACACGATGAATCTCGAAAGCCGCGACGATTACTATTACAACCGGGTGATCCGGGGCTGCAAGCGGGCCGTCGACCTCATTTTTACGCTCGACAAGTTCAATGGCAAGGTCGGCGTTCAGGGCAGCAGCCAAGGCGGTGCCCTGACGGTGATGGTGGCGGCGCTCGATCCGCGGGTCTGCTGTGCGGCGGCGGCCCTGCCGGCGATGAGCGACATGACGGGCTATCTTCACGGCCGTGCCGGAGGATGGCCCCAGATTTTGAAAAATCCCGCGGAGTGCATCTATAACCGGAAGGAGATCGTCAATACGCTGTTGTATTACGATACGGTTAACTTCGCGCGCCTGCTGAAAATCCCGATCTATTACATGCTGAGTTACAACGACAAGGTGTGTCCTCCGACTTCGACTTTCTCGGTCTACAACGCGACCACGGCGCCCAAGCGGATGCAGCTCACCCACGAGACCGGCCACTGGTACTATCCCGAGCAGGCCGGGCAGATGGATACTTATATTGAAAAGGCTTTGCTGTGA
- a CDS encoding GNAT family N-acetyltransferase — protein sequence MDCIETDRLILRHFTRDDVDALFALLSDQDVNTFLPMFPLKDTGEAEKYLRDIENWIQRGGFYDAICLKTDNVPVGCIHVSGDDSHDLGYSLRKEFWRKGITTEACRAVADMLKRTDIPYVTATHDVNNPRSGRVMQAIGMKYCYSYEELWQPKNFRVTFRMYQLNFDGRQDRIYRKYWDKYPVHFVEEV from the coding sequence ATGGATTGCATAGAAACGGACCGATTGATATTGCGGCATTTTACGAGGGACGATGTCGATGCTTTATTCGCTCTTCTGAGCGATCAGGACGTCAACACGTTTTTGCCGATGTTTCCGTTGAAAGACACCGGGGAAGCCGAAAAGTACCTTCGGGATATCGAAAATTGGATTCAGCGGGGAGGGTTTTACGATGCGATTTGCCTGAAAACGGATAATGTTCCTGTCGGCTGTATTCATGTCAGCGGCGATGACAGCCATGATTTGGGATACAGCCTCCGGAAAGAGTTTTGGCGCAAGGGAATCACTACCGAGGCTTGCCGGGCGGTGGCCGATATGCTGAAACGGACGGATATTCCGTATGTTACGGCTACGCATGATGTGAATAACCCGAGGAGCGGACGTGTGATGCAGGCGATAGGAATGAAATACTGCTATTCCTATGAAGAATTGTGGCAGCCCAAGAATTTTCGGGTTACGTTCCGAATGTATCAGCTGAATTTCGACGGACGGCAAGATCGGATATATCGGAAATATTGGGACAAATACCCGGTTCATTTCGTCGAGGAGGTCTGA
- a CDS encoding type B 50S ribosomal protein L31, with protein sequence MKKGIHPENYRLVAFKDMSNDVVFLCRSAVSTKETIEVNGETYPVYKMEISNTSHPFYTGKMKLVDTAGRVDKFMSRYAKRYDKKGAK encoded by the coding sequence ATGAAAAAGGGTATTCATCCGGAGAATTATCGTTTAGTGGCGTTCAAGGACATGTCCAACGACGTCGTGTTTTTGTGTCGGTCCGCCGTTTCGACAAAAGAGACCATCGAAGTGAACGGCGAAACCTATCCCGTGTATAAGATGGAAATTTCCAACACGTCGCACCCGTTCTACACCGGTAAGATGAAGTTGGTTGACACCGCTGGTCGCGTCGATAAGTTTATGAGCCGCTACGCAAAACGCTACGATAAGAAAGGCGCAAAATAA